One genomic region from Salvia hispanica cultivar TCC Black 2014 chromosome 2, UniMelb_Shisp_WGS_1.0, whole genome shotgun sequence encodes:
- the LOC125204596 gene encoding uncharacterized protein LOC125204596 isoform X4, whose product MKNVQGSFMVAITDMSSNDPNSNNPSDSEVWTCFRNTRAWYDTQKSFGKYENTLKISHFDGQNSVILTEKVDMSLHEWLAKELSDGFESKPAAVNGSSIWWKKIKPNFVSIFGSILRGLRALHKDGKYHGNLLNGVAIKQIDKPKGILFNMVQDPRQITLTRQTQDPRQILTRQTQDIISLDTLLRWVLMYPFLQDPARALPKLVDEYERLCFLQLRHRIDNELPSGTWLAKWDLNLAIFWDELETIRFMKSVCRMVQDLRDFETVFSRLFTSNWKKRVKNEDMQRILNNSTYTDVGIQKLRFWRNCIEHIRVTAGDKSVEVRIHRLVTKDLPELLPEVVAAYHDYLRLADLKQCAESYSVFKDMRWT is encoded by the exons atgaaaaatgtacaagg TTCTTTTATGGTAGCCATAACCGACATGTCGTCGAATGATCCCAACTCTAATAATCCTAGTGACTCAGAAGTCTGGACCTGCTTTCGTAACACCCGTGCTTGGTATGATACTCAAAAGAGCTTCGGTAAATATGAAAATACCTTAAAGATCTCACACTTTGACGGGCAGAATTCAGTTATACTAACAGAAAAGGTGGATATGTCACTACATGAGTGGCTTGCCAAGGAATTGTCAGATGGATTTGAATCTAAGCCAGCTGCAGTAAATGGTTCTTCAATTTGGTGGAAGAAGATCAAGCCGAATTTCGTGTCCATTTTTGGCTCGATACTTCGTGGTCTGAGAGCACTCCACAAGGACGGCAAATATCATGGTAACTTATTGAATGGAGTTGCTATTAAACAAATAGATAAGCCTAAAGGCATATTATTTAACATGGTTCAAGATCCTCGTCAGATTACTCTCACGAGGCAGACTCAAGATCCTCGTCAGATTCTCACGAGGCAGACTCAAGACATCATCAGCCTTGATACATTACTTAGATGGGTGTTAATGTACCCATTTTTACAAGATCCTGCTCGTGCCCTTCCAAAATTAGTGGATGAATATGAGCGCTTATGTTTCTTGCAACTAAGGCACAG GATTGATAATGAATTGCCCTCTGGTACTTGGCTTGCAAAGTGGGATCTTAATCTGGCTATTTTCTGGGATGAGTTGGAGACAATACGCTTTATGAAGAGTGTCTGCCGCATGGTTCAAGATTTGAGGGACTTTGAAACTGTTTTTTCTCGTTTGTTTACTTCAAATTGGAAAAAACGAGTTAAGAATGAGGATATGCAAAGGAtcttaaataatagtacttacACAGATGTTGGTATTCAGAAGCTCCGCTTTTGGCGCAATTGCATAGAGCAC ATCAGAGTTACCGCGGGTGACAAAAGCGTAGAAGTTCGCATCCATAGACTTGTTACTAAAGACCTACCTGAACTGTTACCCGAAGTTGTGGCTGCCTATCATGATTACTTGAGACTAGCAGATCTGAAGCA GTGTGCTGAATCATATTCTGTATTCAAAGACATGCGTTGGACCTGA
- the LOC125204596 gene encoding uncharacterized protein LOC125204596 isoform X1, whose translation MYKEKFNSMQIEEQSHLFTLEHPVRFCSGVQYELRKDSFYSSFMVAITDMSSNDPNSNNPSDSEVWTCFRNTRAWYDTQKSFGKYENTLKISHFDGQNSVILTEKVDMSLHEWLAKELSDGFESKPAAVNGSSIWWKKIKPNFVSIFGSILRGLRALHKDGKYHGNLLNGVAIKQIDKPKGILFNMVQDPRQITLTRQTQDPRQILTRQTQDIISLDTLLRWVLMYPFLQDPARALPKLVDEYERLCFLQLRHRIDNELPSGTWLAKWDLNLAIFWDELETIRFMKSVCRMVQDLRDFETVFSRLFTSNWKKRVKNEDMQRILNNSTYTDVGIQKLRFWRNCIEHIRVTAGDKSVEVRIHRLVTKDLPELLPEVVAAYHDYLRLADLKQCAESYSVFKDMRWT comes from the exons atgtacaagg AGAAATTCAATTCAATGCAGATCGAAGAACAAAGTCATTTGTTTACTTTAGAACATCCAGTGAGGTTTTGTTCAGGAGTGCAATATGAACTAAGGAAAGATTCCTTCTACAGTTCTTTTATGGTAGCCATAACCGACATGTCGTCGAATGATCCCAACTCTAATAATCCTAGTGACTCAGAAGTCTGGACCTGCTTTCGTAACACCCGTGCTTGGTATGATACTCAAAAGAGCTTCGGTAAATATGAAAATACCTTAAAGATCTCACACTTTGACGGGCAGAATTCAGTTATACTAACAGAAAAGGTGGATATGTCACTACATGAGTGGCTTGCCAAGGAATTGTCAGATGGATTTGAATCTAAGCCAGCTGCAGTAAATGGTTCTTCAATTTGGTGGAAGAAGATCAAGCCGAATTTCGTGTCCATTTTTGGCTCGATACTTCGTGGTCTGAGAGCACTCCACAAGGACGGCAAATATCATGGTAACTTATTGAATGGAGTTGCTATTAAACAAATAGATAAGCCTAAAGGCATATTATTTAACATGGTTCAAGATCCTCGTCAGATTACTCTCACGAGGCAGACTCAAGATCCTCGTCAGATTCTCACGAGGCAGACTCAAGACATCATCAGCCTTGATACATTACTTAGATGGGTGTTAATGTACCCATTTTTACAAGATCCTGCTCGTGCCCTTCCAAAATTAGTGGATGAATATGAGCGCTTATGTTTCTTGCAACTAAGGCACAG GATTGATAATGAATTGCCCTCTGGTACTTGGCTTGCAAAGTGGGATCTTAATCTGGCTATTTTCTGGGATGAGTTGGAGACAATACGCTTTATGAAGAGTGTCTGCCGCATGGTTCAAGATTTGAGGGACTTTGAAACTGTTTTTTCTCGTTTGTTTACTTCAAATTGGAAAAAACGAGTTAAGAATGAGGATATGCAAAGGAtcttaaataatagtacttacACAGATGTTGGTATTCAGAAGCTCCGCTTTTGGCGCAATTGCATAGAGCAC ATCAGAGTTACCGCGGGTGACAAAAGCGTAGAAGTTCGCATCCATAGACTTGTTACTAAAGACCTACCTGAACTGTTACCCGAAGTTGTGGCTGCCTATCATGATTACTTGAGACTAGCAGATCTGAAGCA GTGTGCTGAATCATATTCTGTATTCAAAGACATGCGTTGGACCTGA
- the LOC125204596 gene encoding uncharacterized protein LOC125204596 isoform X3 — protein MYKEKFNSMQIEEQSHLFTLEHPVRFCSGVQYELRKDSFYSSFMVAITDMSSNDPNSNNPSDSEVWTCFRNTRAWYDTQKSFGKYENTLKISHFDGQNSVILTEKVDMSLHEWLAKELSDGFESKPAAVNGSSIWWKKIKPNFVSIFGSILRGLRALHKDGKYHDPRQITLTRQTQDPRQILTRQTQDIISLDTLLRWVLMYPFLQDPARALPKLVDEYERLCFLQLRHRIDNELPSGTWLAKWDLNLAIFWDELETIRFMKSVCRMVQDLRDFETVFSRLFTSNWKKRVKNEDMQRILNNSTYTDVGIQKLRFWRNCIEHIRVTAGDKSVEVRIHRLVTKDLPELLPEVVAAYHDYLRLADLKQCAESYSVFKDMRWT, from the exons atgtacaagg AGAAATTCAATTCAATGCAGATCGAAGAACAAAGTCATTTGTTTACTTTAGAACATCCAGTGAGGTTTTGTTCAGGAGTGCAATATGAACTAAGGAAAGATTCCTTCTACAGTTCTTTTATGGTAGCCATAACCGACATGTCGTCGAATGATCCCAACTCTAATAATCCTAGTGACTCAGAAGTCTGGACCTGCTTTCGTAACACCCGTGCTTGGTATGATACTCAAAAGAGCTTCGGTAAATATGAAAATACCTTAAAGATCTCACACTTTGACGGGCAGAATTCAGTTATACTAACAGAAAAGGTGGATATGTCACTACATGAGTGGCTTGCCAAGGAATTGTCAGATGGATTTGAATCTAAGCCAGCTGCAGTAAATGGTTCTTCAATTTGGTGGAAGAAGATCAAGCCGAATTTCGTGTCCATTTTTGGCTCGATACTTCGTGGTCTGAGAGCACTCCACAAGGACGGCAAATATCATG ATCCTCGTCAGATTACTCTCACGAGGCAGACTCAAGATCCTCGTCAGATTCTCACGAGGCAGACTCAAGACATCATCAGCCTTGATACATTACTTAGATGGGTGTTAATGTACCCATTTTTACAAGATCCTGCTCGTGCCCTTCCAAAATTAGTGGATGAATATGAGCGCTTATGTTTCTTGCAACTAAGGCACAG GATTGATAATGAATTGCCCTCTGGTACTTGGCTTGCAAAGTGGGATCTTAATCTGGCTATTTTCTGGGATGAGTTGGAGACAATACGCTTTATGAAGAGTGTCTGCCGCATGGTTCAAGATTTGAGGGACTTTGAAACTGTTTTTTCTCGTTTGTTTACTTCAAATTGGAAAAAACGAGTTAAGAATGAGGATATGCAAAGGAtcttaaataatagtacttacACAGATGTTGGTATTCAGAAGCTCCGCTTTTGGCGCAATTGCATAGAGCAC ATCAGAGTTACCGCGGGTGACAAAAGCGTAGAAGTTCGCATCCATAGACTTGTTACTAAAGACCTACCTGAACTGTTACCCGAAGTTGTGGCTGCCTATCATGATTACTTGAGACTAGCAGATCTGAAGCA GTGTGCTGAATCATATTCTGTATTCAAAGACATGCGTTGGACCTGA
- the LOC125204596 gene encoding uncharacterized protein LOC125204596 isoform X2, which produces MQIEEQSHLFTLEHPVRFCSGVQYELRKDSFYSSFMVAITDMSSNDPNSNNPSDSEVWTCFRNTRAWYDTQKSFGKYENTLKISHFDGQNSVILTEKVDMSLHEWLAKELSDGFESKPAAVNGSSIWWKKIKPNFVSIFGSILRGLRALHKDGKYHGNLLNGVAIKQIDKPKGILFNMVQDPRQITLTRQTQDPRQILTRQTQDIISLDTLLRWVLMYPFLQDPARALPKLVDEYERLCFLQLRHRIDNELPSGTWLAKWDLNLAIFWDELETIRFMKSVCRMVQDLRDFETVFSRLFTSNWKKRVKNEDMQRILNNSTYTDVGIQKLRFWRNCIEHIRVTAGDKSVEVRIHRLVTKDLPELLPEVVAAYHDYLRLADLKQCAESYSVFKDMRWT; this is translated from the exons ATGCAGATCGAAGAACAAAGTCATTTGTTTACTTTAGAACATCCAGTGAGGTTTTGTTCAGGAGTGCAATATGAACTAAGGAAAGATTCCTTCTACAGTTCTTTTATGGTAGCCATAACCGACATGTCGTCGAATGATCCCAACTCTAATAATCCTAGTGACTCAGAAGTCTGGACCTGCTTTCGTAACACCCGTGCTTGGTATGATACTCAAAAGAGCTTCGGTAAATATGAAAATACCTTAAAGATCTCACACTTTGACGGGCAGAATTCAGTTATACTAACAGAAAAGGTGGATATGTCACTACATGAGTGGCTTGCCAAGGAATTGTCAGATGGATTTGAATCTAAGCCAGCTGCAGTAAATGGTTCTTCAATTTGGTGGAAGAAGATCAAGCCGAATTTCGTGTCCATTTTTGGCTCGATACTTCGTGGTCTGAGAGCACTCCACAAGGACGGCAAATATCATGGTAACTTATTGAATGGAGTTGCTATTAAACAAATAGATAAGCCTAAAGGCATATTATTTAACATGGTTCAAGATCCTCGTCAGATTACTCTCACGAGGCAGACTCAAGATCCTCGTCAGATTCTCACGAGGCAGACTCAAGACATCATCAGCCTTGATACATTACTTAGATGGGTGTTAATGTACCCATTTTTACAAGATCCTGCTCGTGCCCTTCCAAAATTAGTGGATGAATATGAGCGCTTATGTTTCTTGCAACTAAGGCACAG GATTGATAATGAATTGCCCTCTGGTACTTGGCTTGCAAAGTGGGATCTTAATCTGGCTATTTTCTGGGATGAGTTGGAGACAATACGCTTTATGAAGAGTGTCTGCCGCATGGTTCAAGATTTGAGGGACTTTGAAACTGTTTTTTCTCGTTTGTTTACTTCAAATTGGAAAAAACGAGTTAAGAATGAGGATATGCAAAGGAtcttaaataatagtacttacACAGATGTTGGTATTCAGAAGCTCCGCTTTTGGCGCAATTGCATAGAGCAC ATCAGAGTTACCGCGGGTGACAAAAGCGTAGAAGTTCGCATCCATAGACTTGTTACTAAAGACCTACCTGAACTGTTACCCGAAGTTGTGGCTGCCTATCATGATTACTTGAGACTAGCAGATCTGAAGCA GTGTGCTGAATCATATTCTGTATTCAAAGACATGCGTTGGACCTGA
- the LOC125204596 gene encoding uncharacterized protein LOC125204596 isoform X5, whose amino-acid sequence MVAITDMSSNDPNSNNPSDSEVWTCFRNTRAWYDTQKSFGKYENTLKISHFDGQNSVILTEKVDMSLHEWLAKELSDGFESKPAAVNGSSIWWKKIKPNFVSIFGSILRGLRALHKDGKYHGNLLNGVAIKQIDKPKGILFNMVQDPRQITLTRQTQDPRQILTRQTQDIISLDTLLRWVLMYPFLQDPARALPKLVDEYERLCFLQLRHRIDNELPSGTWLAKWDLNLAIFWDELETIRFMKSVCRMVQDLRDFETVFSRLFTSNWKKRVKNEDMQRILNNSTYTDVGIQKLRFWRNCIEHIRVTAGDKSVEVRIHRLVTKDLPELLPEVVAAYHDYLRLADLKQCAESYSVFKDMRWT is encoded by the exons ATGGTAGCCATAACCGACATGTCGTCGAATGATCCCAACTCTAATAATCCTAGTGACTCAGAAGTCTGGACCTGCTTTCGTAACACCCGTGCTTGGTATGATACTCAAAAGAGCTTCGGTAAATATGAAAATACCTTAAAGATCTCACACTTTGACGGGCAGAATTCAGTTATACTAACAGAAAAGGTGGATATGTCACTACATGAGTGGCTTGCCAAGGAATTGTCAGATGGATTTGAATCTAAGCCAGCTGCAGTAAATGGTTCTTCAATTTGGTGGAAGAAGATCAAGCCGAATTTCGTGTCCATTTTTGGCTCGATACTTCGTGGTCTGAGAGCACTCCACAAGGACGGCAAATATCATGGTAACTTATTGAATGGAGTTGCTATTAAACAAATAGATAAGCCTAAAGGCATATTATTTAACATGGTTCAAGATCCTCGTCAGATTACTCTCACGAGGCAGACTCAAGATCCTCGTCAGATTCTCACGAGGCAGACTCAAGACATCATCAGCCTTGATACATTACTTAGATGGGTGTTAATGTACCCATTTTTACAAGATCCTGCTCGTGCCCTTCCAAAATTAGTGGATGAATATGAGCGCTTATGTTTCTTGCAACTAAGGCACAG GATTGATAATGAATTGCCCTCTGGTACTTGGCTTGCAAAGTGGGATCTTAATCTGGCTATTTTCTGGGATGAGTTGGAGACAATACGCTTTATGAAGAGTGTCTGCCGCATGGTTCAAGATTTGAGGGACTTTGAAACTGTTTTTTCTCGTTTGTTTACTTCAAATTGGAAAAAACGAGTTAAGAATGAGGATATGCAAAGGAtcttaaataatagtacttacACAGATGTTGGTATTCAGAAGCTCCGCTTTTGGCGCAATTGCATAGAGCAC ATCAGAGTTACCGCGGGTGACAAAAGCGTAGAAGTTCGCATCCATAGACTTGTTACTAAAGACCTACCTGAACTGTTACCCGAAGTTGTGGCTGCCTATCATGATTACTTGAGACTAGCAGATCTGAAGCA GTGTGCTGAATCATATTCTGTATTCAAAGACATGCGTTGGACCTGA
- the LOC125204596 gene encoding uncharacterized protein LOC125204596 isoform X6, with protein sequence MIPTLIILVTQKSGPAFVTPVLGMILKRASWLAKELSDGFESKPAAVNGSSIWWKKIKPNFVSIFGSILRGLRALHKDGKYHGNLLNGVAIKQIDKPKGILFNMVQDPRQITLTRQTQDPRQILTRQTQDIISLDTLLRWVLMYPFLQDPARALPKLVDEYERLCFLQLRHRIDNELPSGTWLAKWDLNLAIFWDELETIRFMKSVCRMVQDLRDFETVFSRLFTSNWKKRVKNEDMQRILNNSTYTDVGIQKLRFWRNCIEHIRVTAGDKSVEVRIHRLVTKDLPELLPEVVAAYHDYLRLADLKQCAESYSVFKDMRWT encoded by the exons ATGATCCCAACTCTAATAATCCTAGTGACTCAGAAGTCTGGACCTGCTTTCGTAACACCCGTGCTTGGTATGATACTCAAAAGAGCTTCG TGGCTTGCCAAGGAATTGTCAGATGGATTTGAATCTAAGCCAGCTGCAGTAAATGGTTCTTCAATTTGGTGGAAGAAGATCAAGCCGAATTTCGTGTCCATTTTTGGCTCGATACTTCGTGGTCTGAGAGCACTCCACAAGGACGGCAAATATCATGGTAACTTATTGAATGGAGTTGCTATTAAACAAATAGATAAGCCTAAAGGCATATTATTTAACATGGTTCAAGATCCTCGTCAGATTACTCTCACGAGGCAGACTCAAGATCCTCGTCAGATTCTCACGAGGCAGACTCAAGACATCATCAGCCTTGATACATTACTTAGATGGGTGTTAATGTACCCATTTTTACAAGATCCTGCTCGTGCCCTTCCAAAATTAGTGGATGAATATGAGCGCTTATGTTTCTTGCAACTAAGGCACAG GATTGATAATGAATTGCCCTCTGGTACTTGGCTTGCAAAGTGGGATCTTAATCTGGCTATTTTCTGGGATGAGTTGGAGACAATACGCTTTATGAAGAGTGTCTGCCGCATGGTTCAAGATTTGAGGGACTTTGAAACTGTTTTTTCTCGTTTGTTTACTTCAAATTGGAAAAAACGAGTTAAGAATGAGGATATGCAAAGGAtcttaaataatagtacttacACAGATGTTGGTATTCAGAAGCTCCGCTTTTGGCGCAATTGCATAGAGCAC ATCAGAGTTACCGCGGGTGACAAAAGCGTAGAAGTTCGCATCCATAGACTTGTTACTAAAGACCTACCTGAACTGTTACCCGAAGTTGTGGCTGCCTATCATGATTACTTGAGACTAGCAGATCTGAAGCA GTGTGCTGAATCATATTCTGTATTCAAAGACATGCGTTGGACCTGA
- the LOC125204596 gene encoding uncharacterized protein LOC125204596 isoform X7, whose product MSLHEWLAKELSDGFESKPAAVNGSSIWWKKIKPNFVSIFGSILRGLRALHKDGKYHGNLLNGVAIKQIDKPKGILFNMVQDPRQITLTRQTQDPRQILTRQTQDIISLDTLLRWVLMYPFLQDPARALPKLVDEYERLCFLQLRHRIDNELPSGTWLAKWDLNLAIFWDELETIRFMKSVCRMVQDLRDFETVFSRLFTSNWKKRVKNEDMQRILNNSTYTDVGIQKLRFWRNCIEHIRVTAGDKSVEVRIHRLVTKDLPELLPEVVAAYHDYLRLADLKQCAESYSVFKDMRWT is encoded by the exons ATGTCACTACATGAGTGGCTTGCCAAGGAATTGTCAGATGGATTTGAATCTAAGCCAGCTGCAGTAAATGGTTCTTCAATTTGGTGGAAGAAGATCAAGCCGAATTTCGTGTCCATTTTTGGCTCGATACTTCGTGGTCTGAGAGCACTCCACAAGGACGGCAAATATCATGGTAACTTATTGAATGGAGTTGCTATTAAACAAATAGATAAGCCTAAAGGCATATTATTTAACATGGTTCAAGATCCTCGTCAGATTACTCTCACGAGGCAGACTCAAGATCCTCGTCAGATTCTCACGAGGCAGACTCAAGACATCATCAGCCTTGATACATTACTTAGATGGGTGTTAATGTACCCATTTTTACAAGATCCTGCTCGTGCCCTTCCAAAATTAGTGGATGAATATGAGCGCTTATGTTTCTTGCAACTAAGGCACAG GATTGATAATGAATTGCCCTCTGGTACTTGGCTTGCAAAGTGGGATCTTAATCTGGCTATTTTCTGGGATGAGTTGGAGACAATACGCTTTATGAAGAGTGTCTGCCGCATGGTTCAAGATTTGAGGGACTTTGAAACTGTTTTTTCTCGTTTGTTTACTTCAAATTGGAAAAAACGAGTTAAGAATGAGGATATGCAAAGGAtcttaaataatagtacttacACAGATGTTGGTATTCAGAAGCTCCGCTTTTGGCGCAATTGCATAGAGCAC ATCAGAGTTACCGCGGGTGACAAAAGCGTAGAAGTTCGCATCCATAGACTTGTTACTAAAGACCTACCTGAACTGTTACCCGAAGTTGTGGCTGCCTATCATGATTACTTGAGACTAGCAGATCTGAAGCA GTGTGCTGAATCATATTCTGTATTCAAAGACATGCGTTGGACCTGA
- the LOC125206400 gene encoding alpha-glucan water dikinase, chloroplastic-like, translating to MQSSGMPWPGDEGAERWEQAWMAIKKVWASKWNDRAYFSTRKVKLDHDCLCMAVLVQEIVNADYAFVIHTTNPSSGDSSEIYAEVVKGLGETLVGAYPGRALSFICKKNDLKSPQILGYPSKPIGLFIRRSIIFRSDSNGEDLEGYAGAGLYDSVPMDEEDKVVLDYSSDALIVDGDFRHSILSNIGVAANAIEELYGSPQDIEGVVKDGKIYVVQTRPQM from the exons ATGCAAAGTTCTGGCATGCCGTGGCCTGGTGACGAAGGTGCAGAGAGATGGGAGCAAGCATGGATGGCCATAAAGAAG GTATGGGCCTCAAAGTGGAATGATAGGGCATACTTCAGTACAAGAAAAGTTAAGCTTGATCATGACTGTCTTTGCATGGCTGTCCTAGTTCAAGAAATAGTAAATGCTGACTATGCATTTGTTATCCACACCACTAACCCATCTTCTGGGGATTCATCAGAAATATATGCTGAG GTTGTCAAGGGGCTTGGTGAGACACTTGTGGGAGCTTACCCAGGTCGTGCACTGAGCTTTATTTGCAAGAAAAATGACCTGAAATCTCCTCAG ATTTTAGGTTACCCCAGCAAACCTATTGGCCTTTTTATTAGGCGGTCTATAATTTTCCGGTCAGATTCAAATGGTGAAGATCTAGAAGGTTATGCCGGTGCTGGGCTTTATGATAG TGTCCCAATGGATGAAGAGGATAAAGTGGTGCTTGATTACTCATCTGATGCATTAATTGTTGATGGTGACTTCCGTCATTCGATTCTGTCTAACATAGGTGTTGCAGCAAATGCCATCGAGGAGCTATATGGATCCCCCCAAGATATCGAAGGTGTTGTCAAGGATGGTAAAATTTATGTAGTCCAAACAAGACCACAGATGTGA
- the LOC125204605 gene encoding uncharacterized protein LOC125204605 translates to MDWQFANLTKKCLDHRNRQQHQCKNSLLQRIYRRGSCTFIIFLFFISAVCPVRSVNFNDTNQDFRPKKMKLVRAHLAKINKPSVKTIQSPDGDIIDCVPSHKQPAFDHPKLKGQKPLDPPQRPRGRKTRGVYEENFQMWSMSNEFCPQGTIPIRRTRAKDVARAADVQSFGKKIRPVVRDTSSNGHEHAVGYVSGDEYYGAKASINVWAPVVSNQYEFSLSQMWVIAGSFGDDLNTIEAGWQVSPELYGDNYPRFFTYWTSDAYQATGCYNLLCSGFVQTNNKIAIGAAISPTSSYNGGQFDISLLVWKDPKHGNWWLEFGNGVLVGYWPSFLFTHLRDHATMVQFGGEIVNSESSSSHTSTQMGSGHFAGEGFGKASYFRNLQVVDWDNNLIPLSNLRVLADHPNCYDIQGGINKVWGNYFYYGGPGKNAKCP, encoded by the exons ATGGATTGGCAATTTGCAAATCTTACCAAGAAATGTTTGGATCACAGAAACAGACAGCAACACCAATGCAAAAATTCGTTACTACAAAGAATCTACAGAAGAGGCTCTTGCACCTTCATCATCTTCCTATTCTTCATCTCCGCCGTCTGCCCTGTCCGATCAGTAAACTTCAACGACACCAATCAAGACTTCCGACCAAAGAAGATGAAGCTCGTCAGAGCCCATCTCGCCAAAATCAACAAGCCCTCCGTTAAGACAATTCAG AGCCCGGATGGTGACATAATCGACTGCGTGCCGTCGCACAAGCAGCCAGCCTTCGATCACCCCAAGCTAAAAGGACAAAAGCCATTG GATCCACCGCAGAGGCCGAGGGGCCGGAAAACAAGAGGAGTGTATGAAGAAAATTTCCAGATGTGGAGCATGTCTAATGAGTTCTGCCCACAAGGAACAATTCCCATTAGAAGAACTAGAGCCAAAGATGTAGCCAGAGCCGCCGATGTTCAATCATTCGGGAAGAAGATTCGCCCCGTTGTCCGAGATACATCCAGCAATGGCCATGAG CATGCGGTTGGATATGTAAGTGGAGATGAGTATTATGGGGCAAAAGCAAGTATAAATGTTTGGGCTCCAGTGGTTTCAAATCAGTATGAATTCAGCTTATCACAAATGTGGGTTATAGCAGGCTCCTTTGGGGATGATCTCAACACCATTGAAGCTGGCTGGCAG GTTAGCCCAGAGCTTTATGGAGACAACTATCCTAGGTTCTTCACATACTGGACT AGCGACGCGTATCAAGCAACGGGATGTTACAATTTGCTATGCTCGGGATTTGTTCAGACCAACAATAAAATAGCGATTGGTGCAGCAATTTCACCAACTTCATCTTATAATGGTGGCCAATTTGACATTAGCCTCTTAGTATGGAAG GATCCGAAACACGGAAATTGGTGGTTGGAATTCGGGAACGGCGTTTTAGTGGGTTATTGGCCGTCGTTCTTGTTCACACATCTAAGGGATCATGCGACCATGGTTCAGTTCGGAGGAGAGATTGTGAATAGTGAAAGTTCGAGCTCACATACATCGACACAAATGGGAAGTGGTCATTTCGCTGGGGAAGGATTCGGAAAAGCCTCTTATTTTCGAAATCTTCAAGTTGTTGATTGGGATAATAATTTGATACCATTATCCAATCTTCGAGTTTTGGCGGATCATCCCAACTGTTATGATATACAAGGGGGGATCAATAAGGTTTggggaaattatttttactatggAGGGCCAGGAAAAAATGCCAAGTGCCCTTGa